In one window of Streptomyces griseus subsp. griseus DNA:
- a CDS encoding LacI family DNA-binding transcriptional regulator — MAKVTRDDVARLAGTSTAVVSYVINNGPRPVAPATRERVLAAIKQLGYRPDRVAQAMASRRTDLIGMIVPDARQPFFAEMAHAVEQAAAERGKMVLVGNSDYRDEREVHYLRAFLGMRVSGLILVSQGPSERAAAEIEAWDARVVLLHERPEAIDDVAVVTDDVGGAQLATRHLLEHGNAYVACLGGTEETPSVGDPVADHVEGWRRAMHESGRSTEGRLFQAPYNRYDAYQVALGLLAGPDRPPAIFCATDDQAIGVLRAARELRIDVPGELAVAGFDDVKEAGLTDPPLTTVFSDRPAMARAAVDLVLDDSLRVVGSRRERLKQFPSALVIRRSCGCGEPTA, encoded by the coding sequence GTGGCCAAGGTGACGCGGGACGATGTGGCGAGACTGGCGGGTACGTCGACCGCGGTCGTCAGCTACGTCATCAACAACGGACCCCGGCCGGTCGCCCCGGCCACGCGCGAGCGGGTGCTCGCCGCGATCAAGCAGCTGGGGTACCGGCCCGACCGGGTCGCCCAGGCCATGGCCTCGCGGCGGACCGACCTCATAGGAATGATCGTCCCGGACGCCCGGCAGCCGTTCTTCGCGGAGATGGCGCACGCGGTCGAACAGGCCGCCGCCGAGCGCGGGAAAATGGTGCTCGTCGGCAACTCCGACTACCGCGACGAGCGCGAGGTCCACTATCTGCGGGCCTTCCTCGGCATGCGCGTCTCCGGCCTGATCCTCGTCAGCCAGGGCCCCAGCGAGCGGGCGGCGGCGGAGATAGAGGCCTGGGACGCCCGGGTGGTGCTGCTGCACGAGCGCCCCGAGGCGATCGACGACGTCGCGGTCGTGACGGACGACGTCGGCGGCGCCCAGCTGGCCACCCGCCACCTGCTGGAGCACGGCAACGCCTACGTGGCCTGCCTCGGCGGTACGGAGGAGACCCCGTCGGTCGGTGACCCGGTCGCCGACCACGTCGAGGGGTGGCGCCGGGCGATGCACGAGTCCGGCCGCTCCACGGAGGGCCGGCTGTTCCAGGCCCCGTACAACCGGTACGACGCCTATCAGGTGGCCCTCGGGCTGCTCGCCGGCCCGGACCGGCCCCCGGCGATCTTCTGCGCCACCGACGACCAGGCCATCGGGGTGCTGCGGGCGGCGCGCGAGCTGCGCATCGACGTGCCGGGTGAGCTGGCCGTCGCGGGCTTCGACGACGTGAAGGAGGCCGGGCTCACCGATCCGCCGCTGACCACGGTCTTCTCGGACCGCCCGGCGATGGCGCGGGCCGCCGTGGACCTGGTCCTCGACGACTCGCTCCGGGTCGTCGGCTCGCGGCGGGAGCGGCTGAAGCAGTTCCCCTCGGCGCTGGTGATCCGGCGCTCGTGCGGCTGCGGGGAGCCGACGGCCTAG
- a CDS encoding response regulator transcription factor — protein sequence MSSLLLLTNALQPSTEVLPALGLLLHSVRVAPAEGPALVDTPGADVILIDGRRDLPQVRSLCQLLRSTGPGCPLILVVTEGGLAAVTADWGIDDVLLDTAGPAEVEARLRLATGRQQITSDDSPMEIRNGDLSVDEATYSAKLKGRVLDLTFKEFELLKYLAQHPGRVFTRAQLLQEVWGYDYFGGTRTVDVHVRRLRAKLGPEHESLIGTVRNVGYRFVVPEKVERAAEEAKERAAGRQKADGTVTRSEQPSSATAEEEAPVRAAKG from the coding sequence ATGAGTTCACTGCTGCTGTTGACGAACGCACTCCAGCCGTCGACGGAGGTGCTTCCCGCCCTCGGCCTCCTGCTGCACAGCGTGCGGGTCGCCCCCGCCGAGGGCCCGGCCCTGGTGGACACCCCGGGCGCCGATGTGATCCTCATCGACGGGCGCCGCGACCTCCCGCAGGTCCGCTCGCTCTGTCAGCTGCTGCGGTCCACCGGACCGGGCTGTCCGCTGATCCTCGTCGTCACCGAGGGCGGCCTCGCGGCCGTCACCGCCGACTGGGGCATCGACGACGTCCTGCTGGACACGGCGGGGCCCGCCGAGGTCGAGGCCCGGCTGCGGCTGGCCACCGGCCGGCAGCAGATCACCTCCGACGACTCCCCGATGGAGATCCGCAACGGCGATCTCTCCGTCGACGAGGCCACGTACAGCGCGAAACTCAAGGGCCGGGTCCTGGACCTGACCTTCAAGGAATTCGAACTGCTGAAATACCTGGCCCAGCACCCGGGCCGGGTGTTCACCCGCGCCCAGCTCCTCCAGGAGGTCTGGGGATACGACTACTTCGGCGGTACGCGGACGGTCGACGTCCACGTCCGGCGGTTGCGCGCCAAGCTCGGCCCCGAGCACGAGTCGCTGATCGGGACCGTCCGCAACGTCGGCTACCGCTTCGTCGTACCGGAGAAGGTCGAGCGCGCCGCCGAGGAGGCGAAGGAGCGGGCCGCCGGACGGCAGAAGGCCGACGGCACCGTCACCCGTTCGGAGCAGCCCTCTTCGGCCACGGCGGAGGAAGAAGCCCCGGTCCGGGCTGCCAAGGGATAG
- a CDS encoding alpha/beta hydrolase — protein sequence MSSASEGRFLSSSVPLLTPVPRSATLLTDDGVPVEAVYEPCTAGSGTRSGAGPAPVADVPAIVVAHGFTGSADRPAVRRAARVFSQRAAVITFSFRGHGRSGGRSTVGDREVLDLAAAVVWARTLGHRRVVTVGFSMGGSVVLRHGALYTEETEARDASVRVPVREGRTEAHSGAHSDAVVAVSSPARWYYRGTAPMRRLHWVVTRPSGRLVGRYGFRTRIATEDWDPVPLSPVAAVPLIAPAPLLLVHGDRDPYFPLDHPRMLADAAGEGGAELWLERGMGHAENAADDALLARIADWASGALSA from the coding sequence ATGAGTTCCGCGTCCGAGGGTCGATTCCTGAGTTCTTCTGTTCCCTTGCTCACGCCGGTCCCGCGATCCGCCACGTTGCTGACCGATGACGGGGTCCCGGTCGAGGCGGTGTACGAGCCGTGTACGGCAGGTTCCGGCACACGATCCGGGGCGGGTCCGGCCCCGGTGGCCGACGTCCCCGCGATCGTGGTGGCGCACGGGTTCACGGGCTCGGCCGACCGCCCCGCCGTACGCCGGGCCGCACGGGTGTTCTCCCAGCGTGCGGCCGTGATCACGTTCTCGTTCCGGGGGCACGGACGGTCCGGTGGGCGCTCCACGGTGGGCGACCGCGAGGTGCTGGATCTGGCGGCCGCGGTGGTGTGGGCGCGCACCCTGGGGCACCGCCGGGTGGTTACGGTCGGGTTCTCCATGGGCGGCTCGGTGGTGCTCCGCCACGGCGCTCTGTATACGGAAGAAACCGAGGCACGGGATGCGTCCGTCCGTGTACCGGTGCGCGAAGGGCGCACGGAGGCGCACTCAGGGGCGCACTCGGACGCGGTGGTGGCGGTCAGCTCTCCCGCCCGCTGGTACTACCGGGGTACGGCCCCGATGCGCCGGCTGCACTGGGTGGTCACCCGGCCCTCGGGCCGCCTCGTCGGGCGGTACGGATTCCGTACCCGGATCGCCACCGAGGACTGGGACCCCGTACCGCTCTCCCCGGTCGCCGCCGTCCCGCTCATCGCCCCGGCCCCGCTGCTGCTCGTGCACGGCGACCGGGACCCGTACTTCCCGCTGGACCACCCGCGGATGCTGGCCGACGCGGCGGGGGAGGGCGGTGCGGAGCTGTGGCTGGAGCGGGGGATGGGGCACGCGGAGAACGCGGCGGACGATGCCCTGCTGGCCCGGATCGCCGACTGGGCGTCGGGCGCGCTGTCCGCGTGA
- a CDS encoding MoaD/ThiS family protein has protein sequence MAAGTIRYWAAAKAAAGTAEEPYAAATLAEALDAVRRRHPGELSRVLQRCSFLIDGNPVGTRGHETVRLAEGGTVEVLPPFAGG, from the coding sequence ATGGCAGCGGGGACGATCCGCTACTGGGCTGCGGCCAAGGCCGCCGCGGGCACCGCGGAGGAGCCGTACGCGGCGGCGACCCTCGCCGAGGCGCTCGACGCGGTACGCCGACGGCACCCCGGTGAGCTGAGCCGCGTGCTCCAGCGGTGCTCGTTCCTCATCGACGGCAACCCCGTCGGTACCCGTGGGCATGAGACCGTACGCCTTGCCGAGGGCGGCACGGTCGAGGTGCTCCCGCCGTTCGCAGGAGGGTGA
- a CDS encoding DUF2993 domain-containing protein — translation MRALRILLVLLVVLGGLFVAADRLALHFAESEAEDRVSISGGSGGTTDISIKGFPFLTQLAASEFDRVDVTLKGMKTEAAGRAIRVGEVRAQLHDVRLGSGYTTATAARATGTAVVSYEDLTAAAEDGVTVAYGGDGKVKVTGTVEILGRQISRSVHSTVTRVDGHTIKVRADEVPGEGIPGVEQLVRTKTDFEGDIDGLPKGLELRKVQVTENGLEIALSGSDVSLTG, via the coding sequence ATGCGCGCACTGCGAATACTGCTGGTCCTGCTGGTGGTGCTCGGCGGCCTCTTCGTCGCCGCCGACCGGCTGGCCCTCCACTTCGCCGAGTCGGAGGCCGAGGACCGGGTCAGCATCAGCGGTGGCAGCGGGGGGACGACCGACATCTCGATCAAGGGCTTCCCCTTTCTCACCCAGCTCGCCGCGTCGGAGTTCGACCGGGTCGACGTCACCCTCAAGGGCATGAAGACCGAGGCCGCGGGCCGCGCCATACGGGTCGGCGAGGTGCGGGCGCAGCTCCACGACGTGAGGCTCGGCTCCGGCTACACGACCGCCACCGCGGCGCGCGCCACCGGCACGGCCGTCGTCTCGTACGAGGACCTGACGGCGGCGGCGGAGGACGGCGTCACCGTGGCGTACGGCGGCGACGGCAAGGTGAAGGTCACCGGCACGGTCGAGATCCTCGGCCGCCAGATCTCCCGCAGCGTGCACTCCACCGTGACCCGGGTCGACGGCCACACGATCAAGGTGCGCGCGGACGAGGTGCCGGGCGAGGGCATCCCGGGGGTGGAGCAACTGGTGCGGACGAAGACGGACTTCGAGGGGGACATCGACGGTCTGCCGAAGGGCCTGGAGCTCCGGAAGGTCCAGGTGACGGAGAACGGCCTGGAGATCGCGCTGAGCGGCTCGGACGTATCGCTGACGGGGTGA
- a CDS encoding putative leader peptide, which produces MKRQADLTKRRAVDLCRVAAMLCRTS; this is translated from the coding sequence ATGAAGCGACAGGCGGATCTCACGAAGCGGCGGGCAGTAGACCTGTGCCGCGTCGCCGCCATGCTCTGTCGCACCTCCTGA
- a CDS encoding sulfurtransferase, with protein MSRSDVLVDADWVEAHIDDPQVAIVEVDEDTSAYEKNHIKNAIRIDWTKDLQDPVRRDFVDQAGFEKLLSEKGIGNDTLVVLYGGNNNWFASYAYWYFKLYGHENVKLLDGGRKKWELDSRDLTDAVPTRPATQYQAKPQDESIRAYRDDVVQAIGSQNLVDVRSPDEFSGKLLAPAHLPQEQSQRPGHVPSARNIPWSKNANDDGTFKSDDELKALYEDEQVDLSKDTIAYCRIGERSALTWFVLHELLGQENVKNYDGSWTEYGSLVGVPIELGPAK; from the coding sequence ATGAGCCGCAGCGACGTCCTGGTAGACGCCGACTGGGTCGAGGCCCACATCGATGACCCGCAGGTCGCCATCGTCGAGGTCGACGAGGACACCTCGGCGTACGAGAAGAACCACATCAAGAACGCGATCCGGATCGACTGGACGAAGGACCTCCAGGACCCGGTCCGCCGTGACTTCGTGGACCAGGCCGGCTTCGAGAAGCTGCTCAGCGAGAAGGGCATCGGCAACGACACGCTGGTCGTCCTCTACGGCGGCAACAACAACTGGTTCGCGTCCTACGCCTACTGGTACTTCAAGCTGTACGGCCACGAGAACGTCAAGCTCCTCGACGGCGGCCGCAAGAAGTGGGAGCTGGACTCCCGCGACCTGACCGACGCCGTCCCGACGCGCCCGGCCACCCAGTACCAGGCCAAGCCGCAGGACGAGTCGATCCGCGCCTACCGCGACGACGTCGTGCAGGCCATCGGCAGCCAGAACCTGGTCGACGTGCGTTCGCCCGACGAGTTCAGCGGCAAGCTGCTCGCCCCGGCCCACCTCCCGCAGGAGCAGTCGCAGCGCCCCGGCCACGTGCCGAGCGCCCGCAACATCCCGTGGTCGAAGAACGCCAACGACGACGGCACCTTCAAGTCGGACGACGAGCTCAAGGCCCTCTACGAGGACGAGCAGGTCGACCTGTCGAAGGACACCATCGCCTACTGCCGCATCGGTGAGCGCTCCGCGCTCACCTGGTTCGTGCTGCACGAGCTGCTGGGCCAGGAGAACGTCAAGAACTACGACGGTTCCTGGACCGAGTACGGCTCCCTCGTCGGCGTGCCGATCGAGCTCGGCCCCGCCAAGTAA